The following proteins come from a genomic window of Trifolium pratense cultivar HEN17-A07 linkage group LG4, ARS_RC_1.1, whole genome shotgun sequence:
- the LOC123921424 gene encoding GTP-binding nuclear protein Ran-3-like — translation MAFPHQQTVDYPSFKLLVVGDGGTGKTTFVKRHLTGEFQKKYEPTIGVEVHPLDFYTNCGKIRFYCWDTAGQEKFGGLRDAYYIHGQCAIIMFDVTARSTYKNVPTWHSDLTRVCENIPIVLCGNKVDVKNRQIKPKQVTFHRKKNLQYYEISAKSNYNFEKPFLYLARKLVGDTNLHFVEMPALAPPEVVIDITAQQLNEQEILAPYSMPLPDDDDDDLFE, via the exons ATG GCTTTCCCTCACCAACAAACTGTTGACTATCCAAGTTTCAAGCTCCTCGTTGTAGGCGATGGAGGAACTG GAAAAACCACTTTTGTGAAAAGACACTTAACTGGAGAGTTTCAGAAGAAATATGAAC CTACCATTGGTGTGGAAGTTCATCCActagatttttatacaaattGTGGAAAAATTCGGTTTTATTGCTGGGACACTGCTGGCCAAGAAAAATTTGGTGGTCTCAGAGATGCTTATTA CATTCATGGACAATGTGCTATTATTATGTTCGATGTAACTGCTCGTTCGACATACAAAAATGTTCCAACATGGCACTCAGATCTCACTAG AGTTTGTGAGAACATACCCATTGTTCTTTGTGGAAACAAGGTTGATGTGAAGAATAGACAGATTAAACCAAAGCAAGTTACATTTCACAGGAAGAAGAATCTACAGTACTATGAGATATCTGCAAAGAGTAATTATAATTTTGAGAAACCTTTCTTATACCTTGCCCGGAAACTTGTAGG CGATACGAACCTTCACTTTGTGGAGATGCCTGCTCTCGCTCCTCCTGAAGTAGTCATTGATATAACTGCGCAACAATT GAATGAACAGGAGATATTGGCGCCCTATTCTATGCCTCTTCCTgacgacgacgatgatgatCTATTTGAGTAA
- the LOC123882310 gene encoding uncharacterized protein LOC123882310 has protein sequence MAPSPFDPFNQEPVAVRKKNNGPPIKFLVPLIYAPVLPLIRLSLRHKPVLRDRLFTAVLAGAFAHGFYLISDLYDAESK, from the exons ATGGCGCCTTCTCCGTTCGATCCTTTCAACCA AGAACCTGTTGCTGTAAGGAAAAAGAACAATGGACCCCCAATCAAGTTCCTTGTTCCTCTCATATACGCCCCTGTTCTACCTCTAA TTCGTTTGTCGCTGCGGCATAAACCTGTTTTGAGAGATCGTTTGTTTACTGCTGTGCTGGCTGGTGCTTTTGCTCATGGTTTCTATTTGAT ATCGGATTTGTATGATGCTGAGAGTAAATGA
- the LOC123922713 gene encoding uncharacterized protein LOC123922713, with amino-acid sequence MPGWFRSNTRCIVGNGAEISFWNAQWHGNLTLGELFPNLFTKELRQNSLIADRLSSSREGLVWKWEWCDVLTQEEELDLLKLKELLLDINLNLNCADRWRWIPGDAEKLPTRDALASKGIITNPHEICCVFCFRHVEDCCHIFYHCKFSQVVWSAIFKWLGCSITIGEEGLNHFVKCGDLVKGHRVRHLIWLTTNWCLWRLRNNIIFRGEVADVSKLIDNIMAVSWIWFSGRAGRKSTFSFADWCTNPIACLQSI; translated from the exons ATGCCTGGTTGGTTCCGCTCAAATACAAGATGTATCGTGGGTAATGGCGCTGAAATTAGTTTTTGGAATGCACAATGGCACGGCAATTTAACGTTAGGAGAATTATTTCCTAACCTCTTTACAAAAGAGTTGCGGCAGAATTCTTTGATAGCGGATAGATTGTCTAGCAGCAGAGAGGGTTTGGTGTGGAAATGGGAGTGGTGTGATGTTTTAACGCAGGAGGAGGAACTTGATTTACTAAAACTTAAGGAACTGTTGTTGGacattaatttgaatttgaattgtgCTGACAGGTGGCGATGGATTCCTGGTGATGCAG AGAAATTACCAACGAGGGATGCCTTAGCTTCTAAAGGTATTATCACAAATCCACATGAAATTTGCTGTGTATTCTGTTTTAGGCACGTAGAGGATTGTTGTCATATTTTCTATCATTGTAAGTTCTCTCAAGTGGTGTGGTCTGCCATTTTCAAATGGTTGGGTTGTAGTATAACCATAGGCGAGGAAGGACTGAATCACTTTGTTAAGTGTGGTGATCTTGTGAAGGGACATCGTGTGCGACATTTGATTTGGTTAACTACCAATTGGTGTTTATGGAGATTGAGGAACAATATCATATTCCGAGGAGAGGTGGCTGACGTTTCTAAGCTGATTGATAATATCATGGCAGTTTCGTGGATTTGGTTTAGTGGCAGAGCTGGTCGCAAGTCCACTTTTTCTTTTGCGGATTGGTGTACTAATCCTATTGCATGTTTACAAAGCATTTAA
- the LOC123922712 gene encoding uncharacterized protein LOC123922712, which translates to MSENFLLNMNKEVKLQSIWWRDIVKIGGEESDGWFKSNVCNVLGNGNTILFWQERWAGNDSFMNLFPQLYVKSMHPNSVIAECGLWNEVEWNWRLLWNGDLAQDDIEAAAELECLLSDISPNKDRTDYRKWITNNLGMFSVNSAYCFLQNCYSPLTINSNVVDALQDLWANDVPSKVSIFGWRLLLARLPTRKALERKRIISNPRELCCAFCFREEEDINHLFFNCSISIQVWKKVYEWLDMNFITFEEVWKHFTTFGDLVKSKSLAKARHVIWLATTWSIWRTRNNIMFRGDVFNLALLVDQIIFISWVWFVGRIELNPSFVFSDWCNDPLACILSI; encoded by the coding sequence ATGTCTGAAAACTTTCTTCTAAATATGAACAAGGAAGTTAAATTACAATCAATTTGGTGGCGTGATATTGTGAAAATAGGAGGTGAAGAGAGTGACGGTTGGTTCAAGTCCAATGTTTGCAACGTGTTAGGTAACGGTAATACCATTCTATTTTGGCAAGAAAGATGGGCTGGTAATGATAGTTTCATGAACTTATTTCCACAATTATATGTTAAAAGTATGCACCCAAATTCAGTCATAGCAGAGTGTGGTTTATGGAATGAGGTTGAATGGAATTGGAGATTGCTTTGGAATGGAGATTTAGCGCAAGATGATATAGAAGCAGCAGCTGAATTGGAGTGTTTGCTCTCAGATATCAGTCCTAATAAGGATCGTACGGATTATAGGAAATGGATCACGAACAATCTCGGCATGTTTTCGGTAAATTCAGCGTATTGTTTTTTGCAAAACTGTTACTCTCCATTGACCATTAATAGCAATGTGGTGGATGCACTACAAGACTTATGGGCGAATGATGTTCCATCCAAAGTGAGCATTTTTGGATGGAGGTTGTTATTAGCGAGACTACCGACTCGGAAGGCGTTGGAGAGAAAAAGAATTATTAGTAATCCGCGTGAACTTTGTTGTGCTTTTTGttttagagaagaagaagatatcaatcatttattttttaattgttctATTTCAATTCAAGTGTGGAAAAAAGTGTATGAATGGCTGGACATGAATTTTATAACATTTGAGGAAGTATGGAAGCATTTCACTACTTTTGGTGATTTGGTGAAGAGTAAGAGTCTTGCTAAAGCTCGTCATGTCATTTGGCTAGCAACCACTTGGAGTATATGGCGAACTCGAAACAACATTATGTTTCGTGGAGATGTGTTTAATTTGGCCTTACTTGTTGatcagattatttttatttcttgggTTTGGTTTGTAGGTCGAATAGAACTTAATCCTTCATTTGTATTCTCAGACTGGTGTAACGATCCATTAGCTTGCATTCTAAGTATCTAA
- the LOC123921945 gene encoding uncharacterized protein LOC123921945 codes for MASTMIPIQACATRSSHRVPDPDRRRNSSPNWWSPLFGWSSEPDYIDSENKAPNPQPESNPASKPSKLRFAGGLTEEKAKQLRMMTVGTETFHDTMYHSAIASRLASDFKARSDE; via the coding sequence ATGGCTTCAACTATGATTCCGATCCAAGCTTGTGCCACCAGATCCAGCCACCGTGTTCCAGATCCCGATCGCCGGAGAAATTCTTCTCCCAACTGGTGGAGTCCTCTGTTCGGTTGGTCTTCAGAGCCTGACTACATTGATTCCGAGAACAAAGCACCGAATCCGCAACCGGAATCAAATCCGGCATCGAAGCCGTCGAAACTGCGTTTCGCCGGTGGTCTTACGGAGGAGAAAGCGAAGCAGCTTCGAATGATGACCGTTGGTACTGAGACGTTTCATGATACTATGTATCACTCTGCAATCGCTTCTCGACTCGCCTCAGATTTTAAGGCTCGCTCCGATGAGTAA